The window AGCTTAAGCCCatatgacatgtagggttttatattttgccttaagtataaaacgTGCTTTGGAGctgcattttttaaaaacacagcTTCAGGTTATTGTTTGAGCTGCGTTTTACCACTGGACGTATAGCCgtgtttttaaaaacgcggctatagaccagCTCTGAAGCTGCATTCTTTGAGAGACTGGCTGCGTTTAGCTGAGTCTGGCttaagccgcgtttttaaaaacgtggctataaaCCCATCCggggaattttttattttattttttttaatatatcccAAAGCTGCGTTTATTAATAGCAGCTGCAAGAGCTGTGTTTCTTTAAAGCGGCTTAAACAGGGGAAGAGTTGCGTTTTATCAAATGCAGTCAAgttttgatattaaaaaaaaaaaaaaaaaaaaaaaatcctcaattgaaaaaaaccctaaattcaCAAAAACTCTAAGCTCACTCTCAACCTAGCTCTCGATCCCTAATCTCGCCGATCCCTTTGACTACCGACCCTCATTGTCTATTTTCTATTACCAAATCCACCACCACCTCTCTCTTTCCCTAACCCAATCCCTAACAAAGACAAGGCAAGgccttcatcttcttccaaaACCGCCATGAAAGTCCGTTCAGTGAAGCTCAGGGAGGCCCACAAGGCCTCCTCCTCCAGCAATGGCCGTGGAGGCGGCTCCTTCTGCTCCGTGGTGTAGGACCAGCAAGCGAATCACCTCGTCACTGCCTCCTCTTCCGATCCTTCTATCTCCATCCACGACCCTCTTCTTCCGTCAAGCGCTACCAGGATCCTCCGCCACCACCGCGACGGCGTCACCGCCATCGCCATTAGCCCCAACTCCACTTGCCTCGCTTCTGGATCCATCGATCACTCCGTCAAGCTCTACAAATTTCTCGGTATTCTAATCTCTGTTTCTCCGTTTCTTTTGTTGAGTATGAAGTTTGTGGAATTTTGATGCtgggatttgaaaaaaaaaaataaaaaaggaaaattgggTTTGATTTCAATGGTTACTGGGTTCAGATTGGGTttttgcttgtggattttcgtATGTGTTCATTAACGTGAATATTCTTGAAAAAGTTTATCTATGTGGATATATGGGTCTCAAAATGACTATCTTACCACTTTCTTTTGCTTTATTAGTGAAAGTTTATCTATGTGGATATATGgatctcaaaatgaaaatatccTATATGTGTTTTGACagaacatttttataaatttgaagtGCAACATCTCAAGGAGAATATATTAAGCACAACTTCaatttgaactaatttaatAGTGATACAATATTCTATATGAAATCTTCTATCTTATTCTTTGTCTTTCTGATAAGTTCCACTCaccactaaaataaaaaaaaaaaaaactgggtcACTTCTACAGCATTAAAAAATTTGCTGCGTGAGCATATATAGTTGCCTTTGAGTAATACTACCAAATGATTGTTGCAAAGAGAAACCATCTTCAATCAAGAAAGAGGAATTCTAACAATTTTTGGCTTCtagaaacaataaaaactcaCCGAGTGTTTCATTCAAGTTTGCTAGACATAACTGAGTATCCCAGTTTTCATCACTGCATATCTCTTAGAACTTAAATTGAGATAATATTATGAAGGAAAATTAATTGGAGTAAAGAAGGATATTGAACTGTCTTATTAACTTAGGGTCCCATGCCTGATATGTGAGCTAGTTACTCAGAATTATTTGGTTTGATAAGGTGAAGAAAATTCCATTTGCTATAAAGGACTTAGTTTTGGTTAAATGAATTATTGGGTGACATAAGTTAGTTTATATCGGTTGAAGTTCCTCCTTTCCTGTCTATTCGTGTTTAATCTTCCTTATTTGCATATAAAAAACCAATGGTAATCATTATCAGACaactaaaaaaacataaaaataataataataaagagggaaaaaaaatggacaattcaTGCATCAGACGCTAAAGAATTAATAAAGAACCATATTTAATTTGGAAATTGTACATCTATAATTTTAGAGACTATATTTTGGGTGGAATAGCTAACTTTAACAAATTTAATATTGCCAAAAATGGATATCTCCATCTCTTTACTTTTATTCTTCAAATGTATATTTTTGTACCAATGCAAACAATCTCAAAGTTTTCATCTTCCTtctaatataacaaaaaaaatttggctacaTTCTTacccttctttttccttttcttggagTAGGACTTGGGCTAAgatgataagagaaataaaaatgaagagaaGCTATATTCCCCTGAACAATGAAGTACTTGTAGATATCAAGGGTTGAGAATTGTTTTGGTTCCAACATTTTCTTTCCACATATACTTGTAGATCTTGTTTTGCCTCTCATGTCACAGTTATGCATTTTTTAGAAGGGAAGATAAATAGGAGAATGTTTGCAAATAGCATATTAGTCAGGTCTTTTTTGTTTAACTTAGTGGTTGTTAATGTTTGTTTTTGCAGCTGGTGGAGAATCTTCACCTGAATTCACAAGATCATctcttatgttttttttctaGAAATCATCTTCTTGTTTCTTACATAAAGTGTACCTTGTACTTTACATCTTAAAGTGAAATACATAGTTATTACCCATTAAAAGCATGTGTATGTAGTTCTATAATCcgtacttgtaaaaaaaaaaaagtagctcTATAATCCGCTAGAAAAGTTTCTGCAGATCACTTTACTTGACTTATATTTTTTGGTGATAGGATCCAAGGGAGAAGGCTAAATCAGAGACAAGGGATTGGTTGAACAATGTGGTATGAAATTAAGCGTTTTGATTCATATGACTTGTCTAATTCTAGCTTGTATGTGTTTGTGAAGCTGCATGCATATTTTCTGCCCATATAACTAATGTAGAATTGTTATTAATGGACTATGGCTGAGCATTGTTTTTGTGCtagtttttattaattgttatgacttatgagagAGCATTGTTTTTGTGCTAAACTGGCCTAATGTGGAGAGCGGTCCCCCTTCATGATAAGGGGAACTCATGGTGGCTTTCCAAAGCAAAATTGTTAGTCTAGAGTCTAGAcaactctttttctttataaagcAGATCATCTATTTTGTTCTGGTTTATAATTTTGAGAAAGTCACCACCTGTAATATGTAATTAAGTACATTTTAGTtgctatttaaatttttttttttttttaagtgaaatttGAAAGCGGTTTGTTCAGGTTAACTTATATGTGGCAATTATAAATACAGAGGATCATCTATTAGAGCATTTTCTTGGTTTGACTATTAGTTTTATCCTTCTTGATTTCATGTTGCATGGTAAGCGCTGCTTACAAGTGAGTGTTTTAAGACAATCTGGAGGGAGGGAAGTTGGATAACTTTGTGGCTTCTAAGTTGTggtttttattgctttttcttAGCTGGTCctgattttaaaattgtatGGTATGGCACATTTACCGATTTATACATCTAACATCTTTGAAAGATCTACTTGTTTTAATAATCTGTCAAATAagatttgttatatattttcgTAGATTcatctttagatttttttgttttcttcatttttttagttgCTTCTTTGATTAATTTGGTTTCCTATTTCACTATCTGTCACTATTGAAATGATATGTAACTGAATCAATTTCAGGTACCAAAATTTCTGTCAAAAAGTAGTCCTCATAAGGtacaacaccccccccccccccccacatcTCTTGGGGCCCCTTTTTATTCCTCTATCTTATCTACATATTCTCATCATGTAActgaatcaattttttcttcacccCTTTTTAGTCAActtgtgtatttatttttgatttttttttttggtaaaaacttaaaaaaaaaatttatatatacatatgaaaCAGGTATACCaattataaattcaaaacacattcaactaatgactaatATTATTCctacttatgtaataatatctaacaaagataattaaataaatcaaatttaaatagTATTCCTAGAAATATTTCATTGTGAAAAAGGTACcaacaaaactcaaaaagtTTATTCATTCCTAATCTATTCCTAGAAATATCTCTGATCGACTTCATAGTATTCCTAGAAATATTTCATTGTGGAAAGGGTACcaacaaaactcaaaaagtGATAAACATATTCAACTAGTAGAGAAGAGCCACTAGGTGTGGCAAATCTCCACAGTGATTGAGTTTAGTTCTCACCAGTCATGAATGCTCCAAGCATGTAATAAAACGTGTAAGATTTATGAAGGCTTTATTGTCACAGTcgatttttatatatatggtcatgaacttttttaatttcttctttttttacaattatatatatagcataAACAATTAGATCAGAAAACTAGAGTCAACTCTTTTTCTTACCTTTTCCAAACTATACTTTTTTTAGCCATaatcttttttacttttcacaTTCCATCCATAGCTGCATCCTCTTTATGTTATttgtatgtataatttattaatCTAGGATTACGAGTTTCTTTTAACGTCATTCATtgatcaaaacaataatttttctttcctaATTGTCAAAGGATGTCTGTTTCCAACTTATAAGGTACTAGGTAATATATTTATCTTTAATCTCAAAAAGGTAAtaggtatatatattatagtcaTGCATCATTTAGATGGAGAATTAGAAATGGTAAACAAGTAATGTTAGGGATATAATCATTTTTCATGTCTGTTGATATGGTTTGGTGAAAGAAATAACGTCACTTTCATCTAGGTCTAATCATTATCAATTCTATTATGCACCAATTATAACTAAACACATGTATTTGTGTGATACGTATGGAACATGAGCttaatttattatgtaaaatatATCCAAGAGTTCAAACAAG of the Quercus robur chromosome 10, dhQueRobu3.1, whole genome shotgun sequence genome contains:
- the LOC126703148 gene encoding uncharacterized protein LOC126703148 isoform X2, whose protein sequence is MAVEAAPSAPWCRTSKRITSSLPPLPILLSPSTTLFFRQALPGSSATTATASPPSPLAPTPLASLLDPSITPSSSTNFSDPREKAKSETRDWLNNVVPKFLSKSSPHKGASLL
- the LOC126703148 gene encoding uncharacterized protein LOC126703148 isoform X3, translated to MAVEAAPSAPWCRTSKRITSSLPPLPILLSPSTTLFFRQALPGSSATTATASPPSPLAPTPLASLLDPSITPSSSTNFSDPREKAKSETRDWLNNVGASLL
- the LOC126703148 gene encoding uncharacterized protein LOC126703148 isoform X1, giving the protein MAVEAAPSAPWCRTSKRITSSLPPLPILLSPSTTLFFRQALPGSSATTATASPPSPLAPTPLASLLDPSITPSSSTNFSLVENLHLNSQDHLLCFFSRNHLLVSYIKCTLYFTS